From the Terriglobia bacterium genome, the window CACTATCAAAGTTAACGCTTGAAGCACACATTTGACAATAAGACACTCAGATCTTACATTGGTTTTACCGGGATGGGAACCCGGGAGAGATGAGAAAGGAAAAGGAGGAAAGCAAAATGAGATTGATTCCTTATGTTAGGAGAAGTGAGACGCCTTCAAGGATTTGGCCTGAGACTACCTCGTTTTTTGAGGATTTTTTCAATGATCCGTTCCTCTCATCGGTCACCAGGCCGAGCGAGAGATGGCTGCCGGCCGTGGACATTCTCGAGAAAGAAGGAAACTTGATTCTGCGCGCGGAAGTTCCCGGCGTCAACGAAAAGGACATCGACCTGAAGCTCGAAGGCAACGTCTTGATCCTCAAGGGGGAGAAGAAGCTGGAAAACGAGGAAGAGCGCAACAATTATCATCGCATGGAGAGCTTCTACGGTTCGTTTACCCGTTCCTTCACGCTCCCCGATTCGGTGGACCGTGATCACATCAAGGCTGATTATAAGAACGGCATTCTGGTGATCACGATACCGCAGAAGCCTGAGGTCCGGCCCCGCGAGATTCCGGTCAGTACCAAGTAAATGCCGGCCAGGTGCGCGGAGGGCAACCGGCGAGGGGCCTAAGGAAATCCCGTATCGGTCTCAGAGCGTGGCTCCCTGAAGTCCGGGGAGCCACTTCCATTTGATGACGAGTGATGAGTAGCGAATAATGAATGAGCAACGACGTTACGGATCGCCTTTCAACTGAGAACCGTCACCCGTCAACCCGCGCCGGTCGATAGGGATATAGTTATGATCCAATTTGACAAGCTCACCATCAAAGGACAGGAAGCATTGCAGGCCGCACAGAATCTGGCCGGGGCGCAGCAACAGCCTCAGCTGGAACCGGAACATCCATCTGCTGGACGCCCTGATCCAACAGGAGGAAGGTATTGTTACGCCGCTGCTGCGCAAACTCGGCGTGGGACCCGAGAGCCTGCACCAGGAACTGGTGACGCACTTTTCGTCACTCCCCAAGGTCCAGGGCGGTCAGATTTCCCTGTCGCCGAGGCTTGACACCGTGTTTCGCCAGGCGCAGGCCGAGGCCGATCAATTCAAGGACGAGTACATTTCCACCGAGCATCTGCTATTGGGACTGGCCGGAGACGACGGCTTTGCGGGCCGGCTCCTGCGCGGGCGCGGGGTCAGCCGTGCGGAGATTTTGAAGGTGCTGGTCTCGATCCGCGGCAGCCAGCGGGTGACGGACCCTAACGCGGAGGAAAGATATCAGGCGCTCAAGCGCTATGCGCGCGACTTGACGGATCTGGCCCGGCGGGGAAAGCTGGATCCGGTCATCGGCCGCGATGACGAAATCCGCAGAGTGATGCAGGTCCTGTCGCGCCGGACGAAGAATAACCCGGTGCTGATCGGAGAGCCGGGCGTCGGCAAGACCGCGATCGTGGAAGGACTTGCCCAGCGCATCGTGGCCGGAGATGTCCCCGAGACGCTCAAGAAAAAGCAGATGGTGGCTCTGGACCTCGGAGGCATGCTGGCAGGCGCAAAATATCGCGGTGAATTCGAGGACCGCCTCAAAGCCGTGCTGCGCGAGATCGAGGACTCGGCCGGGTCCATCATCCTTTTCATCGATGAGCTGCACACGCTGGTCGGAGCCGGGGCTGCCGAGGGTGCGATCGACGCGTCCAACATGCTGAAGCCTCCGCTGGCGCGGGGCGAACTCCGCTGCATCGGCGCGACCACATTGAATGAGTACAAGAAACATATCGAGAAGGATGCGGCGCTCGAACGGCGTTTCCAGCCCATATACGTCGGCGAGCCCTCCGTCGAAGACACGATCGCGATCCTGCGCGGCCTCAAGGAAAAATACGAGGTCCATCATGGCGTGCGCATCACCGACTCCGCGCTGGTGGCTGCCGCCACCCTGTCGCACCGCTATATCGCGGACCGTTTCCTCCCGGACAAGGCAGTCGATCTCGTCGATGAGGCGGCTTCCCGCCTGCGGATTGAAATCGACAGCATGCCTGTGGAGATCGACGAGGTGGAACGGCGGATCACCCAGCTGGAAATCGAGCGCCAGGCGTTATCCAAGGAAAAGGACAAGGCCGCACGGGAACGGCTCACAAACCTCAATGCCGAGCTGACCGAGCTGCGCGAAAAGAGTGCCCGAATGAAGCTCCACTGGCAGCAGGAACGGGAAGTCATCGGCTCCATCCGGTCTCTCAAGGAGCGCATCGAACAGGTGAAAGCGGAGGGGCAGAAGGCGGAGCGCATCGGAGATCTCGGCAAGGCAGCCGAGCTTCGTTACGGGACGCTGGTCCAGCTGGAGAAGGAACTCGCCGGACAGAATGTACGCCTGGCCAAGCTGCAAACCGGCCAGAAGTTCCTGAAGGAGGAGGTCGACGAGGAGGACATCGCCGAAGTCGTGGCCAAATGGACCGGCATACCGGTCAGCAAGATGCTCGAGGGAGAGCTCCAGAAACTGGTGCATATGGAAGACCGCCTGCGGACGCGAGTGCTGGGGCAGGATGAGGCGCTGTCGGCGGTAGCGGGCGCCATTCGTCGGGCGCGCGCGGGTCTGCAGGATGCCAGGAAGCCGATGGGCTCGTTCATCTTCCTTGGTCCGACCGGCGTCGGCAAGACTGAACTGGCGCGGGCGCTGGCGGAGTTCCTGTTCGATGACGAGCACTCCATGGTGCGCATCGACATGTCCGAATACATGGAGAAGCACTCCGTCGCCCGCATGATCGGAGCGCCGCCGGGATATGTGGGTTACGAAGAGGGCGGATTCCTGACGGAGGCCATCCGGCGCCGCCCCTACGCGGTCATATTGTTCGATGAGATCGAGAAGGCTCACCCGGATGTCTTCAACATCCTGCTGCAGATCCTTGATGACGGACGTCTGACTGACGGGAAAGGGAGAACCGTCGATTTCCGAAACACTGTCATCATCATGACCTCCAACATCGGGAGTCAATGGATTAGCGAAGCATCGGGAGATCTCGATTCCGTAATGACGCAGGTGATGGAGAGTCTCAGGCACACCTTTCGTCCCGAATTCCTCAATCGCGTCGACGACGTCATTGTCTTCCGCCGATTGACGCCGGAGTTGATCGAGGGGATTGTGCACCTGCAGATCTCGATCCTCGAAAAAATGTTGGCTCAGAAAGATCTTAAACTTGACGTCCGTCCGGGTGCCGTAAAGATGCTGGCCAAGGAGGGGTATGATCCGGTGTACGGGGCGAGGCCACTCAAGCGCCTGATCCAGAAGAAGATACAGGATAAGATGGCCATGATGCTACTAAACGGAGAAATCCGGTCCGGCGAAACCATCCGCATCGACTGCGATGCGAAATCCGGCGAGCTCACCTTCTCCCCTGCCCCGACGGAGCGAGCATGAGAGCCTCGGAGCATACGAGCAAGCTCGCGCTCGTGCTTCCAGGCTTCCGGCAAGTCGCGACGGTGCCATCAGGTAGTGACAAACTGCTGCCCCCAAGCATAGTCAGGTGGCCGGTTATATGGTAAAATGAGAGGTGTTATGATGAATAATCTCAAGACGGTACTGTTACTCGGTCTCCTCACAGGGATCATCCTGTTTCTTGGCAGCCTCTGGGGCGAGCGGGGAATAACTATAGCCTTAGTTTTTTCCGTGCTCATAAATTTCGGGAGTTATTTCTTCTCCGATAAGATCGCGCTGAGCATGTATGGTGCCAAACCCGTAAGTCGCGAGGAAGCACCCCGTCTGTACTCAATTCTCGATTTACTGTGCGCGCGAAGCGCCTTGCCGATGCCCAAGGTCTACCTGATCCCGACAGATTCTCCGAACGCTTTTGCCACGGGACGCAACCCGCAGCACGCGTCGGTGGCGGTCACTGAAGGGGCCTTGCGGCTTCTGGATGAGAATGAGCTGCAAGGAGTACTGGCCCACGAACTCTCACACGTAAAGAATCGTGACATCCTGATCAGCAGCATCGCTGCGACCATAGCCGGCATCATCATGTGGGTTGCGAACATGGCCCGATTCGCCATGATCTTTGGCGGATCCCGGGATCGCGAGGAAGGTGGGGGTGGCTTGGGTGGCCTGGTTACCATTATCGTGGCCCCGATTGCCGCGATGCTGATCCAGCTGTGGATCTCCCGGACGCGCGAGTACGAAGCAGACCACAGCGGCGCCGGCATGGCGGGGAATCCTTACGGCCTGGCTTCCGCACTGCAGAAGCTCGAAAACTACTCCAAGCGTATTCCGATGGAGGCCTCCCCAAGCACGGCGCATATGTTTATAGTGCATCCGTTCTCGGGCGGTGGCATGATGAATCTCTTCAGCACCCACCCGCCGATTCAAAAGCGAGTCGAACGTCTTCTGGGAAGAAACACGCAATAACGGAGTGCGCACCCGGGTCTCTGCAGCGTGGGGATTGAAGGCGGGGACTCCTATAGCGCCTCATCGCGAGCCATACCGGGGGGTAGAGTAATCTTGGATAGCAGGAAGATTCCTATCAGCGCAAACGAACATTCACCGCTCCCGACCGACCTGCACGAAGAACCCTCGCAGTTGCGAGTTGTCGACAAGCGGCATTTCACGCAGGCGGATCTCGAGACGCCGGTTTCCGGACCCGTGGAGGACAAACCGCGCTATCCCACTTACGTGGAAGAATTGATGGCAAGGGTAGCTGAGACCGAACGCCGTTTCAGTGAACGGGTGAAACTGGTCGACCAGGAGATCGCCCGATCGAAGGCCCGCCTCGAGGCGGAGTACGAACGCAAGCTGGCGCTCAGCAAGCAGAGCCTGTTGTTGCCGTTTCTCGATGTGCTTGACAACCTCGAGCGGGCGCTTCGGGCCGCGTCTATTGCTGGAATCAAGGACGAGCTGCTCGAGGGTGTGAAGATGACAGCCGAGCTCTTCTGCTCAAGGCTGCGGGAACATGGGATCGAGCCGATCGAGGTCCTGAACCAGCCTTTCGATCCCAACTTGAGCCAGGCGGTAGGAGTAGTTCCCGTTTACGAGCAGGATAAGGACGGTCTGGTGGTCGAGGAAGTTCTTCGCGGCTATCGCATGGAGAAGATCCTGGTCCGGCCCGCGCAGGTGCGCGTCGGCCAATATCAGCAGGACCAGAAAACCTCAGCATAGACGATCCCTGCGCCGGCCATATTAACTCTCTGCGGCGTCTGCAGTCTCAGCGAACTCTGCGTTGAGGTTTTTTGGGTGAAGCTATGCCGCGCCAGGCGTTTCGCATTTATTTTCATCGAATCCGATAGTTCGTGCCGTTCCAATAGAGCAGGAAAGGTATTCCTGAGAAGTGTAATTCTGCCAGTGCAGGCTCCTTTGCGAGGATATCTTGGTATTCCTTCGAATTCCGGTTGATCTCCCGGAATGGGGCTTCAGGATGCAAGGCACACTCAGCATCAATCCAATTGCCGGTCGTGAGGTAGAACGCGCGCGTGCCGAGCTTTTTCACAAATCCAGCTGTGGACTCCTTCGCGATCACCGAACCCCACTGCCTGGAACCAGGGCCTGGAAGATCGAAACGAGGTGGAGTGCTGCTAAGGAAGGAACCCTTGTTAGCATAGCCACCCTGAAACGCAAGAGCTTGCACTTTCACAGTCTCTGCCTGCGCCATTCGGATCGGGGCGACGGCACCTAGCTGGCCGCCTCCCCCGCCTCGCCCCCCGCCTCCGCCTTGTGCTGTTGCTTGAGCTTGTGCCGCGCGAGCCGGCGCAACAGCAGCCTGCCGGCCTGGTTGAACCGCTTGCTGAATCATTTGTCCAGTCTGCTGACCTGCCAATCCGGCTTGCATCTTTGCATCTTCCGGACGGGCGCCTGCCACCTTCATCTTTAGCGCTTCGGCGTCAAGTTGGGCCTGCTTTCGCAGCTCCATTTCGACCACCTCAGGTTTGACCGCCTCCGCCCGGGCAGGAGCTTGGGGCCGGACAATATTTGAGGCATCCAGAGTCACCGGCGCTGGTGGAGCCGCGACGATTGCCGGGCTGATCGCTGCCGGCGCAGGCTGGTTCACGGGTCGGGCCTGAGGCGGCACGTTCGCGGCTGCGGGAGGCAGGGCCCTCTCAGAAGAAATGTGAGTTGCAGGCGAGGTTGTCCTCGCCTGCGGGGAGATCAGAGCCGCATTGGATCCCCCCGAGATGCTGGGTCGCGATTCCTTGTTCGCCACCTGCGGTGCCGGCTGAGCAAGCCGGGACTCTCTCGTGGCTTGAAACAGGAGCAGACCGACGACCGCCACGACTACTGCTGCCAGTGCGAAGCGCACCGGAGAAGAACTGTAAGAGAATCTACGTGGCTCGTAAGCCGAGCGGCCGGCGCTGACCGTTTCCCGATCCTCCAGCTGCAGGGACAGTGCCAGCGTTTCCTGGCACGCGGCACAATGTGAAGCATGCTCCTCAAAGCGCGACGTCTCGCCGGCGGTCAAGCGGGATTCGAGATAAGCTGCCAGCACGTTGGCGTCGGGGCAAGCTTCTGACTCATGGCCCTGCCGCCGTGCAAGAATGCGCCGGATGGCCGCCTCTACGAATGGATCACTCATAGCTCACCCCTATTATTGACGATCATCCAATCCCGCCTTGCACCTTCTTTTGGCTCAGGGCATCTGCCGGCGCAGGCTGCAGCAAGGACTCGAGCGCCGGGTCTTCGGTTTCCGAGATCCAACGCCAGAGGGAACCCAGATCTCGCGCGCTGAGTCGGTGTGCTTTGCGCAGTTTGCTTTCGACTCGTTTCCGTATGCCCTTGCGCACACGCTCCAGCCAGCGCGACGCCGTCGCTTCATGCACCCCGAAGTGGCGGCCAATCACCTTGAGCGGTACTCCTTGCAGGTGATAGAGGCTGAGCAGCAAACGATCGCGCGCGCCGAGGCGCAAGATTTCCTCATTCAAGGCTTCTGCCAGCACGGGACCCCAGCGGGCATCGAGTCGCTCTTCCCCGGCACCCATGGGTCCAGGATTCTGGAAGCGCGGTAATCTCCCCCGTTCCACCAACTCGTCCAAAGAGACTTGCTTCCGCGCCCGCCGAAACCGATCGATCGCCGCATGCGACACGGCAGCACGCAGCCAGCCCGCGAGCGATCCACGACCGTTGTAGCTCAGGAGTTTTCCTTTGGTCACGGGATTCGCGCCTGGCTCTGACTGTGCACACTGGTGCAGACTGCCGGCAGCCGTACCGGCCTCTCCAAGCAGGACAGCGACAATCTCCTGCGCAAGGTCCTCACTCGCCTCGAAATCCCGGCAAGCGCCAGCGGCGAAACGTCTGAGCAACGCCAGGTATTCGTCCGCGAAATGCTCCCATGCCACGCGGTCGCCCCCGGCACAGGCCAATGCCAGAAACAGGTCCTCGTGGTGCAGCTGTCGAACCAGGGACATGCAGCCGGAGCAAATGGCAGCGCCGCCGTCCTGAGTTTCCTGTGCGGCTGTCGCTGCGTGTTCTTCATGGCCGGCGGCCATGATTTCCTCCGCACGGGCGCAGAACGATTCGAACGGGAGATTGATCGTTGGATAGCGTCGCCGGCAACGCTCAAAAACCTGGCTTATTTCCTTGACTGTCTCCGATGGCAGCATGAGAGCCGTCCTGCCGGCATTTTACACGAGTGGAATCCAAAAGCTTAGCCGCAGATTTCACGGACTGCATGAAAGCATGAGTCGCCCTTGACCACGAGTGCAGAAACGGGATCTGTGAAGTCCGTGGAATTATCCATGCCAGGCTTTTCCGTTGCAGATCTGAATTTTAAGGGTTGGAACCATATGGTAGTATGTCACTCCCGGCTTTTGTGAAAGGAATTCCATTCCCGATGTCTATCAAGATTCTGACCAGGAACATGCACGTTCCCAATCTTACGAGCATCGATGTCTACGAGTCGCTCGGCGGCTATCAGGGGCTGCGCAAGGCGCTGCGCGAATACACGCCTGCCGAGGTAACCGACATCGTGAAAAAGTCAGGCCTGCGCGGCCGGGGCGGTGCCGGCTTCCCGACGGGGATGAAGTGGGGATTCGTGCCCAAGAACTCGGGCAAGCCGGTGTATCTGTGCGTGAACGGCGATGAGAGCGAACCCGGCACCTTCAAAGACCACGTTATCATCGAAAAGGATCCGCACCAGATGATCGAAGGCGCCATCATCTCCGCTTATGCCCTTGGTTGCCACCAGGCGTTCATTTTCCTTCGCGGAGAGTTTTTCTACGGAGCCAGGGTAGTTCAGAAGGCGCTGGCCGAGGCTCAGGAGAAAGGATATCTGGGCAGGAACATCCTGGGGACAGATTACCACCTGGAGGTCATCCTGCACCGGGGAGCCGGAGCCTACATCTGCGGTGAGGAAACAGCCCTGCTTGAATCGATCGAGGGCAGGCGCGGACACCCAAGACTCAAGCCGCCCTTTCCCGCCGTCGTCGGGTTGTACCAATGCCCAACGGTCATCAACAACGTGGAGACTCTGGCGAACATTCCGCACATTATCAGCAACGGCGCCGAATGGTTTGCGGGCATCGGCAGCGACCGCAATACGGGCACCCGGCTGTTCGGTGTCAGCGGTCATGTGGAGAGGCCGGGCGTCTATGAGTTCCCTATGGGAATTACTCTGCGCGAGCTGATCTATGAGCACTGCGGCGGCATCAGAAACGGGCACAAGCTCAAGGCGGTAGTCCCGGGCGGCTCCTCCGTTCCGGTCTTGTCCGCGGACCAGGTCGATGTGCGCCTGGACTTCGATTCCGTCGCCAAGGCAGGCAGCATGCTTGGCTCTGCCGGCGTGATCGTGATGGATGAAACGACCTGCATGGTGAAAGCGGTGCGCCGGATCACGAAGTTTTATGCCGAGGAATCCTGCGGACAGTGCACTCAATGCCGTGAGGGAACGGAGTGGCTCTACCAGATCCTGACACGCATCGAGAAGGGCGACGGCAGACCCGGCGAACTCGAGATCATGCTCGACATCTGCACCAACATGAAAGGGCGCACGATCTGCCCTCTTTCCGATGCGGCAGCCATGCCCGTGGAAAGCTACATCCAGAAGTTCCGCGACGAGTTCGCTGCTCATATCCAGGGGCAGCGCTGCATCGTAGCCTGAGCCGAAAGGTTACAGAGCACTGCCAAGACGCCAGGATCCCAGGAACCTCATTTTCTGGCGTCCTGGGGTTTTGGTGTCCTGACGGCCGTCTTCGCGTTTCATTCCAAAGCCTCATTTCATTTGGTTAACCCGATCGATGTTGCTAGATTAGGAGTCACGCGGGCAATGCACCATGGGCAGACCGGGATTCTTGATCGACGATCGATTTCGACTCCACGATCCGGGAGGCGGCCATCCGGAGTCCTCGAAGCGGCTGCTTCACATTCAGCAGGCGCTCGACGCATTTGGCATTGCCGGGCGCTGGCGGCGGATCGAAGCGCGCGCGGCACCGGCTGAACAGCTGGAACTGATTCACTGCCCGGGTCACATCGAGCGCGTCAAGCGCGCCTCGGAGCAGGCTCCGAGCTATCTGGATCCGGATACCCCGGTCTCCATTGAAAGTTACGCCACCGCGCTTCTGGCTGCCGGAAGCATCCTGGCATGCGTCGATGCCATCTGTGATGGGTATATCGATCGCGCATTCGCTTTCGTCCGGCCCCCGGGGCACCATGCAGAGCCCGACAGGGCCATGGGATTCTGCCTGTTCAACAACGTCGCTCTGGGCGCCGCCTATCTCCGGTCGGAGCACAAGCTCGAGCGGGTCGCCGTCGTCGATATCGACGTCCATCACGGCAATGGCACGCAGGCATGCTTCTACGATGATCCGAACGTGCTCTACGTCTCCACTCACCAGTATCCCTACTTTCCAGGCACCGGCAGTTTCGGCGAACTCGGAGTCGGGGATGGCTGGGGCTACACGCTCAATTTCCCTCTGCCCGCCGGAACAGCAGACTCCGCATTCGTGCCTATTTATGCGCGGATTG encodes:
- a CDS encoding Hsp20/alpha crystallin family protein, with the translated sequence MRLIPYVRRSETPSRIWPETTSFFEDFFNDPFLSSVTRPSERWLPAVDILEKEGNLILRAEVPGVNEKDIDLKLEGNVLILKGEKKLENEEERNNYHRMESFYGSFTRSFTLPDSVDRDHIKADYKNGILVITIPQKPEVRPREIPVSTK
- a CDS encoding zinc metalloprotease HtpX, encoding MNNLKTVLLLGLLTGIILFLGSLWGERGITIALVFSVLINFGSYFFSDKIALSMYGAKPVSREEAPRLYSILDLLCARSALPMPKVYLIPTDSPNAFATGRNPQHASVAVTEGALRLLDENELQGVLAHELSHVKNRDILISSIAATIAGIIMWVANMARFAMIFGGSRDREEGGGGLGGLVTIIVAPIAAMLIQLWISRTREYEADHSGAGMAGNPYGLASALQKLENYSKRIPMEASPSTAHMFIVHPFSGGGMMNLFSTHPPIQKRVERLLGRNTQ
- a CDS encoding nucleotide exchange factor GrpE, with amino-acid sequence MDSRKIPISANEHSPLPTDLHEEPSQLRVVDKRHFTQADLETPVSGPVEDKPRYPTYVEELMARVAETERRFSERVKLVDQEIARSKARLEAEYERKLALSKQSLLLPFLDVLDNLERALRAASIAGIKDELLEGVKMTAELFCSRLREHGIEPIEVLNQPFDPNLSQAVGVVPVYEQDKDGLVVEEVLRGYRMEKILVRPAQVRVGQYQQDQKTSA
- a CDS encoding zf-HC2 domain-containing protein, with protein sequence MSDPFVEAAIRRILARRQGHESEACPDANVLAAYLESRLTAGETSRFEEHASHCAACQETLALSLQLEDRETVSAGRSAYEPRRFSYSSSPVRFALAAVVVAVVGLLLFQATRESRLAQPAPQVANKESRPSISGGSNAALISPQARTTSPATHISSERALPPAAANVPPQARPVNQPAPAAISPAIVAAPPAPVTLDASNIVRPQAPARAEAVKPEVVEMELRKQAQLDAEALKMKVAGARPEDAKMQAGLAGQQTGQMIQQAVQPGRQAAVAPARAAQAQATAQGGGGGRGGGGGQLGAVAPIRMAQAETVKVQALAFQGGYANKGSFLSSTPPRFDLPGPGSRQWGSVIAKESTAGFVKKLGTRAFYLTTGNWIDAECALHPEAPFREINRNSKEYQDILAKEPALAELHFSGIPFLLYWNGTNYRIR
- a CDS encoding sigma-70 family RNA polymerase sigma factor; its protein translation is MLPSETVKEISQVFERCRRRYPTINLPFESFCARAEEIMAAGHEEHAATAAQETQDGGAAICSGCMSLVRQLHHEDLFLALACAGGDRVAWEHFADEYLALLRRFAAGACRDFEASEDLAQEIVAVLLGEAGTAAGSLHQCAQSEPGANPVTKGKLLSYNGRGSLAGWLRAAVSHAAIDRFRRARKQVSLDELVERGRLPRFQNPGPMGAGEERLDARWGPVLAEALNEEILRLGARDRLLLSLYHLQGVPLKVIGRHFGVHEATASRWLERVRKGIRKRVESKLRKAHRLSARDLGSLWRWISETEDPALESLLQPAPADALSQKKVQGGIG
- the nuoF gene encoding NADH-quinone oxidoreductase subunit NuoF is translated as MSIKILTRNMHVPNLTSIDVYESLGGYQGLRKALREYTPAEVTDIVKKSGLRGRGGAGFPTGMKWGFVPKNSGKPVYLCVNGDESEPGTFKDHVIIEKDPHQMIEGAIISAYALGCHQAFIFLRGEFFYGARVVQKALAEAQEKGYLGRNILGTDYHLEVILHRGAGAYICGEETALLESIEGRRGHPRLKPPFPAVVGLYQCPTVINNVETLANIPHIISNGAEWFAGIGSDRNTGTRLFGVSGHVERPGVYEFPMGITLRELIYEHCGGIRNGHKLKAVVPGGSSVPVLSADQVDVRLDFDSVAKAGSMLGSAGVIVMDETTCMVKAVRRITKFYAEESCGQCTQCREGTEWLYQILTRIEKGDGRPGELEIMLDICTNMKGRTICPLSDAAAMPVESYIQKFRDEFAAHIQGQRCIVA
- a CDS encoding histone deacetylase, which produces MGRPGFLIDDRFRLHDPGGGHPESSKRLLHIQQALDAFGIAGRWRRIEARAAPAEQLELIHCPGHIERVKRASEQAPSYLDPDTPVSIESYATALLAAGSILACVDAICDGYIDRAFAFVRPPGHHAEPDRAMGFCLFNNVALGAAYLRSEHKLERVAVVDIDVHHGNGTQACFYDDPNVLYVSTHQYPYFPGTGSFGELGVGDGWGYTLNFPLPAGTADSAFVPIYARIVSAVLDQYQPQFILVSAGFDALLGDPLGGLAVSAAGYASVAASLLKAADRCCRGRICFVLEGGYSPAGLRECTKAVLTEMESDDPKELALSGDSLFEAISQEVGEWIGERWKW